A part of Methanohalobium evestigatum Z-7303 genomic DNA contains:
- a CDS encoding flavodoxin family protein, which produces MKVLVTYMTQTGNTKKIADAIYEAVDEDKDIKDINEVDSLEGYDLAFIGFPIHQFNAPDEVKNFLNNNTNGKDIALFITHGAPSDFDQVSDWVSKSKEAAKDANIIDVFQCQGEVSKEIMDMLQNSGDPQMQQFAELVSKGKGQPDETMVQKAKQFANDVLTQKKAWTK; this is translated from the coding sequence ATGAAAGTTTTAGTTACTTATATGACACAGACAGGTAATACAAAAAAAATAGCTGATGCTATTTATGAAGCAGTAGATGAGGATAAAGATATCAAAGACATAAATGAAGTTGATAGTCTTGAGGGATATGACCTTGCTTTTATTGGTTTTCCCATACATCAGTTCAATGCACCTGATGAGGTCAAAAATTTCCTGAACAATAATACCAATGGCAAAGACATAGCACTGTTTATAACCCATGGTGCACCCAGTGACTTTGACCAGGTTTCAGACTGGGTTTCAAAATCTAAAGAAGCAGCAAAAGATGCCAATATAATTGATGTTTTCCAGTGTCAGGGAGAGGTATCAAAAGAAATAATGGATATGCTGCAAAACTCGGGTGATCCTCAGATGCAGCAATTTGCAGAACTGGTTTCCAAAGGTAAAGGTCAACCGGATGAAACAATGGTACAAAAAGCGAAACAATTCGCCAATGATGTACTGACTCAGAAAAAAGCGTGGACAAAATAA
- a CDS encoding chorismate mutase gives MTTIEETRAQIQQIDSEILALIKKRVDLAEKVLDAKRKENLSINDEEQNQVVINRAIDEATELNLDTAAIKEIYETLIQMSIDKQYELSGNGNLP, from the coding sequence ATGACAACAATTGAAGAAACAAGGGCACAAATCCAGCAGATTGACAGTGAGATACTTGCACTTATTAAAAAACGTGTTGACCTGGCAGAAAAAGTACTGGATGCAAAAAGAAAAGAAAACCTATCCATAAATGATGAGGAACAGAATCAGGTGGTCATTAACCGGGCTATAGATGAGGCAACAGAACTCAACCTTGATACAGCGGCTATAAAAGAAATATATGAAACTCTTATCCAGATGAGTATTGACAAACAGTATGAACTAAGCGGTAACGGAAACCTGCCCTGA
- a CDS encoding RNA-guided endonuclease InsQ/TnpB family protein, producing MHLTQKNHIKADKQKYEVLKRITKLSKNLYNFTLYTTRQYYFDNSKYLNHESAYHLVKDNENYKMLPSQVAQQTMKVVDRNMKSFFRVLGERKRGNYNRPVKMPEYLPKDSKFVCIFPKDMFKIDERFIRLSMGREFYKNYGVRYLYFKLPENITGKHIKEVRIIPKYNGQWFEIEYVYRDIGEKVDLDYNKHLSIDLGVNNFATCVDTNGTAFIIEGRGLKSYNRWWNKVKSGLQSVYDKQGIKSGQKLNWLFEKRKNKLNDFMNQSVNYIVKHCIDNNIGNIIIGELKDIKQNSNMGKKNNQTFQTIPFGKFKQKLRSKCEYYGINCIEVDEAYTSKTDALALEPIEKHQKYMGKRVKRGLFQSSTGKLLNADVNGALNILRKVVGDSLIEITDSGCVNHPRRIRFFGVNSF from the coding sequence ATACATCTCACCCAGAAAAACCATATCAAAGCGGATAAACAGAAGTATGAAGTCCTGAAAAGGATTACTAAATTGTCTAAAAATCTGTACAATTTTACACTGTACACTACAAGACAATACTATTTTGACAATTCAAAATACCTCAATCATGAATCCGCTTATCATTTGGTAAAAGATAATGAGAATTACAAAATGCTGCCTTCACAGGTTGCACAGCAGACCATGAAAGTGGTAGACAGAAACATGAAATCGTTTTTCAGGGTTCTGGGTGAGAGAAAAAGAGGTAACTACAACCGACCTGTAAAGATGCCTGAATACTTACCTAAAGACTCTAAATTTGTATGTATCTTTCCAAAAGATATGTTTAAAATCGATGAAAGATTCATCAGGTTGTCTATGGGTAGAGAATTTTACAAAAACTATGGTGTTAGATACCTGTACTTTAAGTTACCTGAAAACATAACCGGTAAACACATAAAAGAAGTAAGGATAATCCCAAAGTATAACGGACAATGGTTTGAGATAGAGTATGTTTACAGGGATATCGGTGAAAAAGTCGATTTAGACTACAATAAACATCTATCTATTGATTTAGGAGTGAACAATTTCGCAACCTGTGTAGATACCAATGGGACTGCTTTCATCATAGAAGGCAGGGGTTTGAAATCTTATAACCGTTGGTGGAACAAAGTCAAAAGTGGGTTGCAGTCTGTATATGATAAACAGGGTATTAAATCAGGTCAGAAACTGAACTGGTTGTTCGAGAAAAGGAAGAACAAACTCAACGATTTCATGAATCAGAGTGTTAACTATATCGTTAAACACTGTATAGATAATAACATCGGCAACATCATAATCGGAGAACTGAAAGACATAAAACAGAACTCCAACATGGGTAAAAAGAATAACCAGACTTTTCAAACTATACCCTTTGGTAAATTCAAACAGAAACTTCGGTCTAAATGTGAGTACTACGGTATCAATTGTATAGAAGTTGATGAGGCATATACCAGTAAAACCGATGCACTTGCATTAGAACCCATTGAAAAACATCAAAAATACATGGGTAAAAGAGTCAAGAGGGGATTGTTCCAGTCTTCTACTGGTAAATTACTCAATGCCGATGTCAATGGAGCATTGAACATATTAAGAAAAGTAGTCGGTGATTCTCTCATAGAGATAACCGATAGTGGATGTGTGAACCATCCAAGAAGGATAAGGTTCTTCGGAGTAAACTCTTTCTGA
- a CDS encoding 2-oxoacid:acceptor oxidoreductase subunit alpha, with the protein MSVDFNIKIGGEAGQGLQTIGQILSKIFLKGGFYVFGTQFYLSRIRGGHNYYQARVSDNPVKAITEDVNMLVALDKASIDQHFDELSGGVILVDKNEVKIDNNDESIFHVPFTKLAEDVGGKIYSNTVAVGAALGLLCYDFDRLKQVLNDTFSKKGEEIVNKNIEAASSGYNYAQENYEGKCHYELKAPGLSQKRMLITGNEAVGLGALASGIKFISAYPMTPSTGVLNYISSNSDKFGVAVEQAEDEISALNMSLGASFAGARSMVTTSGGGFSLMAEAVGLSGETETPVVIFLGQRPGPSTGLPTMTEQGDLEFALHASQGEFPRCIFAPKTPDDAFYLTSKAFNMADNYQIPAIIMSDQYLADSEFTCDKFDTSKIRINKHLLTENSKAEQDKEYKRYEFTTSGISPRALPGKFGSLVVADSDEHDEYGHIDQTIDNRIKMNKKRLNKLDEIKEDISEPEIYGSESAKTTLVGWGSTYGPLTETVDILRSRGVDINLVHFNEVYPLPTSIESILENATTSNLICVENNATGQFSNILKVEAGVSMTDNVLKYDGKPFTPAYLVNELDNRGVL; encoded by the coding sequence ATGAGTGTTGATTTTAATATCAAGATAGGTGGAGAAGCGGGTCAGGGACTGCAGACGATAGGTCAAATACTTTCAAAAATTTTCCTCAAAGGAGGTTTTTATGTATTCGGAACACAGTTTTACCTTTCCAGAATAAGAGGGGGACATAATTATTATCAAGCACGAGTAAGTGATAATCCTGTAAAAGCCATAACCGAAGATGTCAACATGCTTGTAGCTCTTGATAAAGCATCAATAGACCAGCATTTTGATGAGTTATCTGGTGGAGTTATACTTGTTGATAAAAACGAGGTCAAAATAGACAATAATGATGAATCCATTTTCCATGTACCATTCACCAAATTAGCAGAAGATGTGGGAGGAAAAATTTATTCCAATACAGTGGCAGTAGGAGCGGCACTTGGGCTTTTATGTTATGACTTTGACAGATTAAAACAAGTTCTCAACGATACCTTTTCCAAGAAAGGAGAAGAAATTGTAAATAAAAATATAGAAGCTGCAAGTTCGGGTTATAATTATGCTCAGGAAAATTATGAGGGTAAATGTCATTACGAATTAAAAGCACCGGGTTTATCCCAAAAAAGGATGCTTATAACAGGTAATGAAGCAGTAGGACTTGGAGCTCTTGCTTCTGGTATCAAATTCATATCAGCATACCCAATGACCCCTTCAACAGGTGTTTTAAACTACATTTCTTCAAATTCTGATAAATTTGGGGTTGCTGTAGAGCAGGCGGAAGATGAAATATCAGCACTGAACATGTCGCTTGGAGCATCATTTGCAGGTGCACGTTCAATGGTGACCACATCTGGAGGTGGTTTTTCTTTAATGGCTGAAGCTGTAGGACTGTCAGGAGAAACCGAGACACCTGTTGTTATATTTCTGGGACAGAGACCCGGACCTTCAACTGGTTTACCTACAATGACAGAACAGGGAGACCTGGAATTTGCACTTCATGCATCACAGGGAGAATTTCCAAGATGTATATTTGCACCAAAAACCCCGGATGATGCATTTTATCTGACATCGAAAGCGTTCAATATGGCTGATAACTATCAGATACCTGCTATTATTATGAGTGACCAGTATCTTGCAGATTCTGAATTTACATGTGATAAATTCGATACATCAAAAATTAGAATCAACAAACATTTACTGACAGAAAATTCAAAAGCTGAACAGGATAAAGAATACAAACGTTATGAATTCACAACTTCAGGTATATCTCCCAGAGCACTGCCGGGTAAATTTGGTTCACTTGTAGTGGCGGATAGTGATGAACATGATGAGTATGGTCATATTGACCAGACCATAGACAATCGTATAAAGATGAATAAAAAACGTCTTAATAAACTGGATGAGATTAAAGAGGATATATCAGAACCTGAAATATATGGTTCAGAATCTGCGAAAACAACCCTTGTAGGTTGGGGTTCTACCTATGGACCATTAACAGAAACAGTGGATATACTAAGAAGTAGAGGGGTGGATATAAACCTTGTACATTTCAACGAAGTTTATCCATTACCAACATCCATAGAAAGTATACTGGAAAATGCCACTACTTCCAATCTGATATGTGTTGAAAATAATGCAACAGGTCAATTTTCCAACATCTTAAAGGTGGAGGCAGGAGTCTCCATGACCGATAATGTGTTGAAATATGATGGTAAACCATTTACACCGGCATATCTTGTTAACGAGCTTGATAACAGGGGAGTATTATAA
- a CDS encoding 2-oxoacid:ferredoxin oxidoreductase subunit beta → MTSKGDYKNEVEIEWCPGCGNFGILASIKNALSGLDISPHEILMVSGIGQSSKLPHYLRCNVFNGLHGRAIPPAIGAKVSNHDLNVIAVGGDGDMYGEGGNHFIHAVRRNPNITVIVHDNQIYGLTKGQASPTSDIGMKTKVQKHGVMHTPFNSLATAISLDCTFVSRGFAGDVKHLSGIIKQAIEHKGLSLVDVLQPCVTFNRLNTFKWYNERVYKLEETDYNPDDKTKAFEKSMEWGDNIPIGVFYKREGKPTFEDNLPVLESGTLVDQETDPSMADELMDGFT, encoded by the coding sequence ATGACATCTAAAGGCGATTATAAAAATGAAGTAGAGATTGAATGGTGTCCTGGTTGTGGTAATTTTGGTATACTTGCATCGATAAAAAATGCACTCTCAGGACTTGATATATCACCTCATGAAATCCTTATGGTATCAGGAATAGGGCAGTCCAGTAAACTGCCGCACTATTTACGGTGTAATGTGTTCAACGGTCTTCATGGACGTGCTATCCCACCGGCTATAGGTGCCAAGGTATCCAACCATGACCTGAATGTTATAGCTGTAGGGGGAGATGGCGATATGTATGGTGAAGGGGGTAACCATTTCATACATGCAGTAAGGAGAAACCCCAACATAACTGTAATTGTTCATGATAACCAGATATATGGTCTGACAAAAGGACAGGCATCTCCCACAAGTGATATAGGAATGAAAACAAAGGTTCAGAAACATGGAGTAATGCACACCCCTTTTAATTCACTGGCAACTGCCATATCCCTTGATTGTACATTTGTAAGCAGAGGTTTTGCAGGTGATGTAAAGCACCTTTCAGGAATTATCAAACAGGCTATCGAACATAAGGGACTTTCACTTGTTGATGTACTTCAACCGTGTGTAACGTTTAATAGATTGAATACATTTAAATGGTATAATGAAAGGGTCTATAAACTGGAAGAAACTGATTATAATCCAGATGACAAAACCAAAGCGTTTGAAAAATCGATGGAATGGGGAGATAATATACCCATAGGAGTATTTTATAAGAGAGAAGGTAAACCAACATTTGAGGACAATCTACCGGTTCTTGAATCTGGAACTCTTGTAGATCAGGAAACTGACCCGTCAATGGCTGATGAATTAATGGATGGGTTTACATAA
- the purE gene encoding 5-(carboxyamino)imidazole ribonucleotide mutase yields MVDVAIISGSESDKEIAVKATKVLDDIGYSYDVQVISAHRNPDELDDYVTSSDAKVFITIAGLSAALPGVVASKTEKPVIGVPVNTKLGGLDALLSTAQMPPGVPVATVGIDNGKNAANLAIRILNMLKK; encoded by the coding sequence ATGGTAGATGTAGCAATAATTTCTGGTTCTGAATCAGATAAAGAGATAGCAGTAAAAGCGACAAAGGTTCTTGATGATATCGGATACAGTTATGACGTACAGGTCATTTCAGCACATCGAAACCCTGATGAACTGGATGATTACGTAACATCAAGTGATGCAAAAGTATTCATAACAATCGCCGGGCTTTCTGCAGCACTTCCGGGTGTAGTAGCATCCAAAACAGAAAAACCGGTAATTGGTGTTCCGGTAAATACCAAACTTGGAGGGCTGGATGCACTACTCTCTACTGCACAGATGCCGCCGGGTGTACCAGTAGCAACAGTGGGTATTGATAACGGAAAAAACGCAGCAAATCTTGCAATACGTATTCTGAATATGTTAAAAAAATAA